The DNA window GCTATCTTTTCCGGGTTGATGCCGAATAAGATTGCCGAAATGTTTCCCGATCTTTGGGTGGATGAGGATGAAGAAGAGGGCAAAAACCTGAATGAAGCTCCTCTGATTCAAACACATATTGATCGTTATAGACGCAAGAATACTTTTTCTTATAATAAGATTAATGATTCCGCCGGAGTTGAAAAGTTGCTGAGTAACCTTAATAACCTAAAAGCAAATGACTTAAATGTGGTTGTTCTCAACTTTATCGATATGCTTTCGCATGCCAGAACGGAATCGAAAATGGTACGCGAACTGGCTTCTACGGAAGCTGCTTATAGATCAATCACACTATCGTGGTTCAGGCATTCTTCAATAAAGGAACTATTTAAAGTGTTGGCGGATAGTGATTACAGGATAATTATCACTACTGACCACGGAACCATACGTGTAGATAATGCGATAAAAGTAATTGGAGACAGAAACACGAATACCAATCTGCGCTACAAGCTTGGAAAGAATCTGAGTTATAACCTCAAAGAGGTTTTTGAAATAAAAGATCCAAGAAAAGCGCAGCTTCCTTGTCCGAATGTTAGTACTTCTTATATCTTTGCAGGCGGAAGAGATTTCTTTGCTTATCCAAACAATTTTAATTACTATGTATCTTATTATGCGAATACCTTTCAGCATGGTGGTATCTCCATGGAAGAAATGATTATTCCGTTAATAAGAATGCAAAGTAAGAAACGATAATACAGACTTTATATATGGAAATTAAAATTAGTTCTTTAGACAATATCAAGGATGCTGCCCGTGAATTTATTGCTGCTATGGGCGATAATACAGTGTTTGCTTTCTACGGAAAGATGGGTGCTGGTAAAACTACCTTTATCAAGGCTATATGTGAATATATGGGAGTTTCGGACGTGATAAACTCTCCTTCGTTCTCTATCATTAATGAATATCGTGCGGAAAGTGGTGAGCTTATTTATCATTTCGATTTCTACCGCATCAATAAGGTAGAAGAGGCTTATGATTTTGGGTACGAAGATTATTTCTATTGTGGTGCCTTATGTTTTATTGAATGGCCGGAACTGATTGAAGAACTTTTGCCGTTTGATTGTGTAAAGGTAACCATTGAAGAACAGGAAGACGGAAGCCGTTTGGTAACTTTCTAATTAATGGATCCAAAATATATAGTACAAGGATTATTCACTGTGGCGGGAATTATTTCTATTCTCGCTGCTCTATTTAATTGGAACTGGTTTTTCTCTGCTCAGAATGCGCAGTTTGTTGTTCGGAACATTGGCAGAAAATGGGCCAGGGTATTTTATGGAACTTTGGGACTTATTTTAATTGCTGCAGCTGTATTCTTTTATTTTCAGGTAAATCAGTAAAATATATAATTTATTATTACTTTTGTTCTTATATCCTATCTAATAATTTAAGAAAGGTATCAATTCTTCTTTCACTTATATTTGTACTTTATCTCTATCTCTATTTGTAGAAAATATTACATTATGAATACTCAGAATCAAAAAATTAATTTTTATCAGAAAAGAACCTTAGTTGAGAATATTACTATTACATTCGATTTTCTAAAAGATCATTGGAAGATGATCCTTAAATTGTGTGTATACTTCTTATTACCTTTATCTATTGTGCAGGGGATCTTTTCAACTAATTTTTATTCTTTTGTAGTTGATGCTGCATTGTATGCACCTTCTACTTTTGAGTCTTTAGAAGGAATATCTCCTATGACTATTGTAAATTATGTTTTGTTGATTATTTCTTTTCTGATAGGTCAAAGCTTTCTCACTGCTATTGTCTATACGGTTCTACAGAAATCTTTAGATGAGAATAGTTCAGAAAGTTATTCTCTCTCAGGGATAAAAGACGTTTTTATATCATACCTGAAACAATGCTTTATCCTGACTTTTTATCTGATGTTTGTTATTCTTGGATATTTCTTGCTTGTAGGAGCATTGGCATATCTGTTTCCTTATTTCTTGGTTATAATTATACCTGTTACGTTTGCTTTAATTATACCTTTGATATTAATTTATCCGGCTTATATTTTAGGAGAAGATTCTGGTACAAATAATGCATTAAAGCAGTCTTTCAAATTGGGATTTCCTACCTGGGGAAACCTTTTCTTATTAATGTTTGCCTTAGGTATTGTTTGTAAAATAATTCAGATCGTTGCAAAATTGCCTTGGTATATAACTTTCTTTACTGGCAAAATTTCAGGTCAGGTAACGAATGGTGTCGCTGTTTCAAATCCATTTTGGCTGGATCTTATTACATATTTATTTTCTGCAGTTCATATTTTGGGTTCTTATATTGGAGGTGTATTGATTCTTGTAGGTGCTGCATTTCATTACTTCAGTGCGCTGGAGGGAAAGGAAACTCTATCTGATAGCAACGATATTGATAATTTTGATCAATTATAAATATTTAATGCACGCTTCGGACACTCTATTTTATGATTTCGCAAAAATAGCAAGCTGATTCATAACCTCTTTGGAAGTGTGATTGGTGGTCTCTACCCTGAAACAACATGCCGTTTACTCATTACTCACCACGCCCGATAAGTTGTCGGTCGACATTATAAATAAGTATTTGGAGATTAAATCCCGCCATCTTATCTAGACGATTAATATTCTACTGCTGATAACTAGCTATCCCATTCACCAATAAATAAAATCCATAGGTGAATGGCTGAATTTTATTGGTGAATAATCCGGGAAGATTGGTGAATGGTTTTCAAGTAGTCTAACTTTCTGTTTTTCTTTGTGTTTTGCAAACTATGACACAAAAGCAGAAAGCTACCATCACTCCCTCACTTTTTGTTGTAATACACTGAATATAAAATAACTAATGGGTGATGGTAGCTTTTTTATCCATCACTTTACCCTCACAAAAAGGGTCATCCCTCACCATTTCGAGCATAATTTGTTCATTTCAGATCTCTGCGTAAGTTGTAATGTAGGACTTCTGTTTTTATATTTTTGTACAAAGAGACTAGCCATTTCTTAAGCATCCTAAATTATGTTTGGAATTTGTTGATCAACAAAGTTCTTTTATACTAATATGTACCAATAATATAAAATAATAATAATCTTTACTAGATATATGTATTATATTTCTTTATTTTATACATTTGTACATTATGTTCAAATTACAAACGCAACTGGTGGTAGTAAATTAGAGTATTATTCTAATGGTGGACTACTTATTTCTAATAATTCAAATATTTGTACTCTTTATATAGTGAAAAGAAAATAATAATATATGAATAAGAAAAAAATAATATCGTCAATTATAAAAGTTCTTATTATAATTGTTCTTATTGTAATTGTTGTGATTGGTGGAATCATAGGATTCTGGTATCATAGCCATTTTTGGACATACTATCACAATTTTAGGATAGAAAGTGTAGATATGCGAGAAGTTGTGCTTGATGATTCTGCTTGTGGCAGCAAGACCTATCTTTTAACCCTTAAATGTAAGGAATGCAATCCACAACGAAGGTGGATGGGTGTAATTCCACCTTTTGTAGATGGCATTGCAGAAAAAGTGGAATCTATCGAGGTTCTGGATTTTGAGAATAAGAATATATCCTCAGTATTCCAGGGTGTTGATAGGTATAAAAACGTTCCGTTGGGTTTTTTGTACGTTGAAAATGTTACTTCCACTGTTCGCTCTGTTAGAGATCTAGATAGCTTAGGTAATTATATGAATCATTTAAAAGAAGAGTTGTGTTATAATTATTATAACAAAAGAGATAGCTCATATTATGTTGGGCTGTTATATAGATTAAAATATAATCGTGAAGTTCCTAAGAATGTAGTCGTTAAATTAAAGGGAAAGACTTTACAGGCAGAAGTTGATACGATACCTCTATATTTCAGTGTTTCATGTATAATACCTCAAGGTCAGGAACATGGCAGTGAGGCAAATGTAATTAGAAGTAGTTGGAAATTCGATTTTGATTATAAAAGATAACTCTATTAATTTGTTGCTGCTTTTAGTCGCTTTTTATTTTTCTTATCAAATAGGTAAAGATGCTGCCCATAGAGATGCTCGGATTAAAGTTACAAGTGAAGTTAATCAACAGAAATAAGGAGGTCAAAGTAATACTTCTGGTGGGGGGACTAATACTATTTCCAATATAAAAAACAGTCCGTTGCAAGCTTATTCTTGCAACGGACTGAAATGTATTTTATCCTCCTAATTGAGGGATTCAGGACTAGTTATTAAGTGAGGTTAATCAACCTGACCTAATGAATTTCCATATTCCATTTCTCCTTGAACAACAAAGAGAATATCTTCGGGATTAAATTCTCCCATACCATCTTTTTTTGCCTCTTTTACAATGTATTCCACTATTTCGTCCTGATCGATATTTACATATCCATCAGCATCCGGTTGTGCATCCAAACATCCGCTTGTAGAATAGTAATCCACCATCACGTCGAGGAAATAATAGAGCTCATCGTCAGTAAACTTGTCTTTCAAGTCCTGTGGCAAAAAGTTCTTAATGAATTCAACGGTCTTTTCGTCGTCTTCATCTTCCAATAAGAAATCATCTTCTAAGCCCATAATCTAATTGTGTTTTGAGAGTTCTTATAAAATTTATTATTGAATTACAGTAAAGAATCAATCTTTGCCTGGAAAACAGATTTCGCAGCTGCTCCAACTTGTTTATCAACAACTTCGCCATTCTTAATAAACAATACAGTAGGAACATTACGGATTCCGAATTTTGATACTAGATCGTCGTTCTCTTCAATGTCACATTTTCCAATAGTTACTTTTCCTTCGTATTCTGCTGCTAATTCTTCGATTGCAGGTCCTATTTGTTTGCAAGGTCCGCACCAGGTTGCCCAGAAATCTACTACTAATGGTTTTTCGCTTTGAAGTAATTCTTCAAAATTATTGTCTGTTATTGCTAATGCCATAATATTATCCTTTTTTTATTAAACGTATATGATGCAAATATAATATTAATTAATATGATATTCAAGTTCGGGATGTTCATTTATATAATTGACGATATTTTTTCCAACTGATAATTTAGTTGAACGAGCCATAAATTCAACCGAATAATTTGATTCATCATCAAAGATTTTAAAGAAAAGCTCTGTCTTTCCCGGACTTTCATTGCTTAAAATTGAAAGTTCTGTCACAACCTGCTGATCTAAAGCTTTCAATGGGATAAAGATAGTCATCTTTTCTATTAATGTATCCTTTACATCGGGAAGCAGTTCCATAGATGTTATTTTAATATCCAGCTCGTCGGGTTTCCATTGACGTGGCTGACAACGGCCTTTGATATATAAGAACATTCCCACAGAAAGAAAGTTTCGCCATTCAATATAGTCGTTGCCGAAGAAAGGCAGTTCATTAGAACCGGAGAAGTCTTCAAACTTGACTATTGCATAAGGCTTTCCGGTTTTTCCCATACCTTCTCGAACGTTTGTTACTATTCCTCCAAAAGTGAGCTCCTTATTGGCAAGGGATGCTCGGTCTGAGAAATCGACCATTTTGGTATTACATACATCCTTTAATATAATAGAGTACTCATCAAGTGGATGAGCTGAAAGGTAGATACCAACCAATTCCTTTTCTTTATTAAGACGTTCAAGGTCGCTCCATCTTTCTGCCGGCAATATTTCGGGTGTTGCAATATCTATAACATTATCTCCACCAAAAAGAGAGTTCGCAGCTTGTTCTCTGTCCAGCTGGAACTTGTTACCGTAACGGACTAATGTTTCAAGGAAAGTTTCTCCTTTTGTATTTACAGCAAAGAATTGCTCTCTTTTTAATTCAGGGAAATTATCGAAACCACCGGCAAGAGCTATGTTTTCAAGATTCTTCTTGTTGCAGGCGGTTAAGTTTACCCGCTGAACAAAATCGAAGATTCCAGCAAACGGGCCATTTTTCTCTCGTTCTTGAATAATTGCTTCTACAGCACTTTCTCCTACACCCTTGATAGCTCCCAATCCAAAGCGAATATTACCTTCTTTGTTAACCGTGAATTTCAGATTACTTTCATTTACATCCGGTCCCAGAACAAGAATCCCCATTGCTTTACATTCGTCCATGAACCTTGTGATATCTGTAATATTTGAGATATTCCGGCTCAGAACGGCAGCCATATACTCGGATGGGTAGTTGGCTTTTAGATATGCAGTCTGATAAGCGACCCATGAGTAGCAGGTTGCATGAGATTTATTGAACGCATAAGAGGCGAACTTTTCCCAGTCTCCCCAAATTTTTTCAAGAACTTTAGGGTCATGACCGTTTTTCTGTCCTCCTTCCAGGAACAGAGGTTTCAGGTGATCCAGCTTATCTTTCAGCTTTTTACCCATTGCTTTACGCAATGTATCTGATTCTCCACGAGTGAAGTTGGCAAGAAGTCTGGATAAAAGCATCACCTGTTCCTGATATACCGTAATACCATAAGTATCTTTAAGATACTTTTCCATTACTGGTATGTCATATATAATGGGTTCACGACCATGTTTACGGTCAATGAACTGAGGAATATAGTCCATTGGTCCCGGTCGGTAAAGCGCATTCATCGCGATAAGATCCTCGAAAGTACTAGGTTGAAGCTCTTTCAGGTATTTTTGCATACCGGGCGACTCAAACTGGAAGGTCCCGATAGTTCTTCCTTCACTATATAGTTTGTAAGTAGGTTCATCTTCTGTGGAAATAGTATCAATATCCAGATCTATTCCCCGGTGTAAACGAATGTTTACAATGGCTTCCTTTATAATTGATAGGGTTTTAAGTCCCAGAAAGTCCATCTTGATCAGTCCCGTATCCTCAATAACCGAGCCTTCATACTGGGTAACCAGCATTTTTTCGCCGGTTTCTTTATCATCAGCAGTACTTACCGGCACCCAATCCGTAATATCATCACGGCAGATAATGGTTCCACAGGCATGAACACCCGTGTTGCGCACATTGCCTTCCAGCATTTGTGCGTATTTCATGGTATCTCTTACCAAAGGATCGTAAGAGTTGCAAGCCTCCTGTAACTCAGGGATTGCAGCGATACAGTTCTTTAAATTAATTTTAGGATTCTTTCCATTTACTTCTGGCAGTCGGTCGGGGATTAACTTGGTTAGTCTGTCCGATTCAGACAAAGGCAATTTCTGTACACGCGCCACATCCTTGATGGCCAGCTTGGTAGCCATTGTACCGTAAGTAATAATGTGGGCTACTTTCTCGTAGCCATATTTATCTGTAACCCAACGAAGCACCTCACCACGGCCGTCATCATCAAAGTCGATATCAATATCCGGCAGTGAAATACGGTCAGGATTCAGGAAGCGTTCGAATAGTAAGTCGTACTTGATAGGGTCTAACTGAGTAATCCCCAAACAATACGCAACAGCCGAGCCCGCTGCCGAACCACGCCCCGGTCCAACAGATACACCCATATCTCTTGCTGCAGCAATGAAGTCTTGTACAATAAGGAAGTATCCCGGGAATCCCATGTGCTTAATTGTGGCCAATTCAAAATCCACACGTTCCTTTTGTTCGTCATTCATTTCTCCCCAACGCTTCTTTGCTCCCTCGTAAGTGAGGTACTTAAGATAATCGTCGTCGTTATCAAATCCTGCAGGTTTTGGGAAGTTAGGAAGGATAGGGCCGTGGTCGATAGTATAGAATTCCACCTGGTTGCATATATCCACTGTATTGGAAAGAGCTTCAGGAACATCAGCAAAGATTTCATTCATTTCCTCCCTGGTTTTCATCCATTCCTGTTTGGAATAGAGCATACGGTTAGGGTCATCCAGATCCTTACCTGTACTGAGGCAAATCAAACGGTCATGTGCTTCCGCATTTTCTTCGTCCACAAAGTGTACGTCGTTAGTGCATATCAGCTTAACATTATATTTTTGGGAAAGCTTTATTATTTCAGGATTAACCATTGACTGGAGAGCAAAAGCTTCATGGTTGGCTCTTGCCACAGTAGCTTTATGACGTTGTAATTCCAGATAGAAATCATCGCCAAAAAGGTTCTTGTACCAACGGATTGCCTCCTCAGCTTCTTCTATTTGCTGCTTTCTTATTTTCTGAGGAACTTCACCTCCCAAACAAGCAGATGAAACAATAAGTCCTTCGTGATATTTCTCTAATTCAGTTCTGTCAGTACGTGGACGATAATAATAACCATCAGTCCAGGCTTTAGACACCAGCTTTATCAGATTATGATAACCTTTTTCGTTCTTTGCAAGTACAATTAAGTGATAACCACTTTGATCTTGTTTACCATCTTTCTTATCAAGAGAACGCTTTGCCACATACATTTCGCAGCCGATTATCGGTTTAAATAATTTCTTTTTAGCGGCTTCTAATTGTTCTTTGCAATTGTTTATTTCGTTCTCTTTATCTTCGCATGCAAGTTCTCCTGATTCAAGCTGAGAGATTTTCTTTTTCAGATCTTTTATCTCGCCGTTTGCTCCTCCATTCTTCTTCTTTACATAATTGAAGAATTCTTTTACACCGAACATGTTTCCATGATCGGTCAAGGCAATACCTTTCATTCCGTTGTCTATGGCTTTGTCAACCAGAGCTTTAACGGAGGCTTGTCCATCGAGGATAGAATATTGTGAGTGAACATGTAAATGAACAAAATCTTGCATATTAACTAAAAATTTTAAAAAATAATCCCAACCATAAATAAAATGGTTTTCAAAGATACTTAGCTTTCTACTTTCAAAAAAATGAATTCACTAAAAGTTATCAACATAAATGTTTTTTATAAGAAAAGAAGCATTTTTATTTATTTCTATGATAATTTACTTGGTAGCTTATCAAATTAAGATTATTTTTGTGCCATAAAATCATTATAAAGGACTGATGGGTCGACTTAAAAAATTAAAGAAAATAAGAATTCACAGAGAAGGTACTCATATTTTGGCAATAGGGTTGCTTTTTTTTCTTGTTATTAATAGCCTTGTTTATTACTATGTTGATTGCAAATTACTATTTTATCTATTAGCGGTTTTAAGTATTGCTATTTATGGATTAATGGTGAATTTCTTTCGTTGCCCTATACGTTTATTTGGGGAAGATACAACTAATGTTGTAGTAGCTCCTGCAGACGGAAAGATTGTGGTTGTGGAAGAGGTTGATGAAAATGACTATTTTCACGACAAGCGCTTAATGATCTCAATCTTTATGAGTGTTGTAAATGTTCATGCCAACTGGTATCCTGTTGACGGAACTGTAAAACATGTAAGCCATCAGGATGGTAAGTTTATGAAGGCTTGGTTGCCAAAGGCAAGTACAGATAATGAACGTTCAACTGTTATTATAGAAACTCCTGAAGGTGTTGAGGTATTGGTAAGACAAATTGCGGGTGCTATGGCAAGACGCATTGTGACTTATGCTGAGGCTGGCGAAGAATGTTATATTGATGAACATATGGGATTTATTAAATTTGGTTCTCGTGTTGATGTTTATCTTCCTCTTGGCACAGAAGTGCTTGTTAAGATGGGACAATTGACAGTGGGTAACCAGACTATATTGGCAAAACTGAAATAATTATTGTAATGGCAAACTCTATAACTCGTCACATTCCTAATTCTGTTACTTGCTTAAATTTGTTTTCCGGCTGTATTGCAGCGGTAATGGCTTTTGAGGCAGAATATGAAATGGCGATGCTTTTTATAGTATTGAGTGCCGTTTTTGATTTCTTTGACGGATTTCTGGCGCGCTCGCTTCATGCATATTCAAAAATTGGAAAAGAATTAGATTCATTGGCCGATGATGTTAGTTTTGGAGTTGCGCCTTCGCTTATCATATTTTCTTTATTTAAAGAAATGCATTATCCTTCCTTTCTGATTTGTCTGGAAGATTACATTCCTTATCTGGCATTTACAATTTCAGTTTTCTCGGCGTTAAGATTGGCAAAGTTCAATGTGGATGAGCGACAGACCAGTTCATTTATCGGGCTACCGGTTCCGGCAAATGCTCTTTTCTGGGGATCTTTGGTTGTTGGAGCACACTCTTTCTTAGTCTCAGATAGTTTTAATGCTATATACCTCTTTGCTCTTGTGGTTATATTCTCATACCTTTTGGTTTCAGAGATTCCGATGTTTTCTTTAAAGTTCAAGAATCTATCCTGGAAAGATAATAAAGTGAGTTTCATTTTCCTACTGGTTTGCATTCCTCTACTCATCTTTTTAGGTATTGCAGGTTTTGCTGCTGTAATTGTTTGGTATATTCTTCTTTCTGTAATTACAGGAAAGAAGAAATAAACAAAGAGTTTGGCACACTTGTTGTATATCACTCTATATTATAAATAAACTTATTTGCTCATGGGTGCTATATTTAGCTTATTCTTTTTCATTATTATAATCGTTCTGGTTTTTGGTTTGTCAATTATCAGTGGTATTCTTCGTCTTCTTTTCGGATTTGGTCGTAAATCACATACAAGAAGCTATAATTTCGGGGGAGGCGAGCGAACATCAAATACACATAGTGATACATCTTCCGGTGCTGCTTCAGATTCTAAGTCAAAGCATAAAAAGATCTTCGATAAAGATGATGGAGAGTATGTGGAGTTTGAAGAGGTAAAGGAAGATAAGTAAATTCTTAGGGAATAGCTTCTAACGTCTTTTCTGAAAGAAACTCTTCATCAGCGTAGCGCATTCTTCTTTCAAAATTCCTTTTACAACAACAGTTTTGGGATGAAGTGCGTCTGGGGCATACTTCTGATAACCTCTTTTCTCATCCTCTGCACCGAAAACCAGTCTTGCAGTTTGTGCCCATGCAATAGCTCCGGCACACATCACACAAGGCTCTACGGTTACGTAAATAGTGCATTCGTTCAGATACTTTCCTCCAAGCACATTTGCTGCAGCGGTAATGGCTTGCATTTCTGCGTGAGCGGTGACATCGTTTAGCGTTTCGGTAAGATTATGAGCGCGGGCAATAATTCTTTCTTTGCTCACCACAATAGCTCCAACCGGAATCTCTCCTCTGTCGAATGCTTTCTGAGCTTCGACTAAAGCCTGTTTCATAAAATAGGTATCGTCAAGCATATTAACGTCTCATATCGTGTTCGCCGAAGAGGGTAGGGTAATCTTCCTGCATATTTTTATATACAAACTGAAGAACAGTCTCACGCAGCCAACGAGATTTGTTTTCTATCTTATATTTACTAAGATAGCGTTCCACAATCTGCATCTCTTCATCACTTAATGAACAAGTAATGTGCTGCTGACGTTTTGGCAAATTGGCCGCGGTTTTAAATCTTTTTCTGTCGTTCGTTCCCATATTATCTGCAAAATTACTTTTACTTCTGTAAATACAAAGAATAAATTCAGTAAATTTGCAAAAACAATCTATGGCAGAGCACAATATTTTAGGAAAAAGCGGAGAAGAGGAAGCTATAAGGTATCTTGTTGCTCATGGTTATGCTATCCGTCACCAAAACTGGAGGCGGGGACATAAGGAGATAGATATTGTGGCAGAGAAGGATAACGAGCTGATTATAGTTGAGGTGAAAACACGGAAAAACAGACTGTTTGCCGAGCCTCAAGATGCCGTTACTCCAATGAAAATAAGACGTACTGTTTCTGCTGCAGATGCTTATCTCAGGTTTTTCCAAGTCGACCTGCCAGTCCGTTTCGATATTATTACGGTTGTTGGAGAAACAGGTTCCTTTACTATTGAACATATAGAGGAAGCTTTTTATCCTCCCGTTTGGTAATAGTAACTTAATGCTTTAATCAAATATATTTTATTATGGATATAGAATCGGCCAGAGAATATTGTTTGCAAAAGAAAGGGGCTACAGAAGATTTTCCTTTTGATGAGGTTAATTTGGTTATTCGGGTAATGAATAAGATGTTTGTTTTGATGGATCTTGAGACCCCCGATAAAATAACAATGAAATGTGATCCGGAATATGCCATTGAACTCAGAGAAAGATATTCCGGTATTGAAGGAGCTTATCACTTTAATAAGAAGTATTGGAATCAGGTAATGTTCGATGGCAGTGTTGGCGATTCTTTGATAAAGCAACTCATTGACCATTCCTACGAAGAAGTTATAAAGAAATTTACCCGGAAGCTACGTGCCGAGTATGATGCATTGCCCTAAACTATGAAATGTAATATTATCAGGTTAGAGGAGACTCGTTCTACAAACGTCTACCTCCGTGATTTATTTTCCAACCAGGCAGTACCGGAGTTTACAACAGTAGTAACCGAATACCAGTCGGCTGGGAGAGGACAGCTGGGAAATTCATGGGAAAGTGAACAGGGCAAGAATCTGCTTTTCTCTGTCTTGCTGCAGCCCGATTTTGTTCAGGCGAGGGAACAGTTCCTTATTTCCCAGATAACCAGTCTTGCGATAAAAGAATCGCTCGACCGTTTTGCTCCCGGATTTAGTATTAAGTGGCCCAACGATATTTACTGGAATAAACAGAAAATCTGTGGAATGCTGATAGAAAACGACATTGCAGGCATGATGCTTTCTCACAGCATTCTTGGAATAGGAATCAATATTAATCAGGAGGTCTTTGTGAGTAATGCACCAAACCCGATATCCCTGAAAACAATCACCGGAGATATTCAGGACAAAGACGAGATTCTGGCCGACATACTTCATCGCCTTTCTGCTTATTACGAATTGCTGCGAAAAGGAGAGGAAGAGAAAATCAGTAGCCTATATTTTAATTCATTATTTCGGAAAGAAGGTTTTCATCGATATGCAGACAAAAATGGCGAATT is part of the uncultured Bacteroides sp. genome and encodes:
- the tsaE gene encoding tRNA (adenosine(37)-N6)-threonylcarbamoyltransferase complex ATPase subunit type 1 TsaE is translated as MEIKISSLDNIKDAAREFIAAMGDNTVFAFYGKMGAGKTTFIKAICEYMGVSDVINSPSFSIINEYRAESGELIYHFDFYRINKVEEAYDFGYEDYFYCGALCFIEWPELIEELLPFDCVKVTIEEQEDGSRLVTF
- a CDS encoding immunity 17 family protein, which produces MDPKYIVQGLFTVAGIISILAALFNWNWFFSAQNAQFVVRNIGRKWARVFYGTLGLILIAAAVFFYFQVNQ
- the trxA gene encoding thioredoxin, with translation MALAITDNNFEELLQSEKPLVVDFWATWCGPCKQIGPAIEELAAEYEGKVTIGKCDIEENDDLVSKFGIRNVPTVLFIKNGEVVDKQVGAAAKSVFQAKIDSLL
- the dnaE gene encoding DNA polymerase III subunit alpha; the encoded protein is MQDFVHLHVHSQYSILDGQASVKALVDKAIDNGMKGIALTDHGNMFGVKEFFNYVKKKNGGANGEIKDLKKKISQLESGELACEDKENEINNCKEQLEAAKKKLFKPIIGCEMYVAKRSLDKKDGKQDQSGYHLIVLAKNEKGYHNLIKLVSKAWTDGYYYRPRTDRTELEKYHEGLIVSSACLGGEVPQKIRKQQIEEAEEAIRWYKNLFGDDFYLELQRHKATVARANHEAFALQSMVNPEIIKLSQKYNVKLICTNDVHFVDEENAEAHDRLICLSTGKDLDDPNRMLYSKQEWMKTREEMNEIFADVPEALSNTVDICNQVEFYTIDHGPILPNFPKPAGFDNDDDYLKYLTYEGAKKRWGEMNDEQKERVDFELATIKHMGFPGYFLIVQDFIAAARDMGVSVGPGRGSAAGSAVAYCLGITQLDPIKYDLLFERFLNPDRISLPDIDIDFDDDGRGEVLRWVTDKYGYEKVAHIITYGTMATKLAIKDVARVQKLPLSESDRLTKLIPDRLPEVNGKNPKINLKNCIAAIPELQEACNSYDPLVRDTMKYAQMLEGNVRNTGVHACGTIICRDDITDWVPVSTADDKETGEKMLVTQYEGSVIEDTGLIKMDFLGLKTLSIIKEAIVNIRLHRGIDLDIDTISTEDEPTYKLYSEGRTIGTFQFESPGMQKYLKELQPSTFEDLIAMNALYRPGPMDYIPQFIDRKHGREPIIYDIPVMEKYLKDTYGITVYQEQVMLLSRLLANFTRGESDTLRKAMGKKLKDKLDHLKPLFLEGGQKNGHDPKVLEKIWGDWEKFASYAFNKSHATCYSWVAYQTAYLKANYPSEYMAAVLSRNISNITDITRFMDECKAMGILVLGPDVNESNLKFTVNKEGNIRFGLGAIKGVGESAVEAIIQEREKNGPFAGIFDFVQRVNLTACNKKNLENIALAGGFDNFPELKREQFFAVNTKGETFLETLVRYGNKFQLDREQAANSLFGGDNVIDIATPEILPAERWSDLERLNKEKELVGIYLSAHPLDEYSIILKDVCNTKMVDFSDRASLANKELTFGGIVTNVREGMGKTGKPYAIVKFEDFSGSNELPFFGNDYIEWRNFLSVGMFLYIKGRCQPRQWKPDELDIKITSMELLPDVKDTLIEKMTIFIPLKALDQQVVTELSILSNESPGKTELFFKIFDDESNYSVEFMARSTKLSVGKNIVNYINEHPELEYHIN
- a CDS encoding phosphatidylserine decarboxylase family protein, with amino-acid sequence MGRLKKLKKIRIHREGTHILAIGLLFFLVINSLVYYYVDCKLLFYLLAVLSIAIYGLMVNFFRCPIRLFGEDTTNVVVAPADGKIVVVEEVDENDYFHDKRLMISIFMSVVNVHANWYPVDGTVKHVSHQDGKFMKAWLPKASTDNERSTVIIETPEGVEVLVRQIAGAMARRIVTYAEAGEECYIDEHMGFIKFGSRVDVYLPLGTEVLVKMGQLTVGNQTILAKLK
- the pssA gene encoding CDP-diacylglycerol--serine O-phosphatidyltransferase, yielding MANSITRHIPNSVTCLNLFSGCIAAVMAFEAEYEMAMLFIVLSAVFDFFDGFLARSLHAYSKIGKELDSLADDVSFGVAPSLIIFSLFKEMHYPSFLICLEDYIPYLAFTISVFSALRLAKFNVDERQTSSFIGLPVPANALFWGSLVVGAHSFLVSDSFNAIYLFALVVIFSYLLVSEIPMFSLKFKNLSWKDNKVSFIFLLVCIPLLIFLGIAGFAAVIVWYILLSVITGKKK
- a CDS encoding DUF4834 family protein; this translates as MGAIFSLFFFIIIIVLVFGLSIISGILRLLFGFGRKSHTRSYNFGGGERTSNTHSDTSSGAASDSKSKHKKIFDKDDGEYVEFEEVKEDK
- a CDS encoding nucleoside deaminase, which produces MLDDTYFMKQALVEAQKAFDRGEIPVGAIVVSKERIIARAHNLTETLNDVTAHAEMQAITAAANVLGGKYLNECTIYVTVEPCVMCAGAIAWAQTARLVFGAEDEKRGYQKYAPDALHPKTVVVKGILKEECATLMKSFFQKRR
- a CDS encoding YraN family protein, with translation MAEHNILGKSGEEEAIRYLVAHGYAIRHQNWRRGHKEIDIVAEKDNELIIVEVKTRKNRLFAEPQDAVTPMKIRRTVSAADAYLRFFQVDLPVRFDIITVVGETGSFTIEHIEEAFYPPVW
- a CDS encoding MmcQ/YjbR family DNA-binding protein — translated: MDIESAREYCLQKKGATEDFPFDEVNLVIRVMNKMFVLMDLETPDKITMKCDPEYAIELRERYSGIEGAYHFNKKYWNQVMFDGSVGDSLIKQLIDHSYEEVIKKFTRKLRAEYDALP